The following is a genomic window from Cryptococcus depauperatus CBS 7841 chromosome 2, complete sequence.
TTGTGTAAGTAACAGTGAACGTGAGGTAGGCTCCTACTCATTCTGCCATGATTCAGATTCAATTGTCAGATGGGGCGAGGGAGAACCACAACCGGGATGACCCTTGCATCTCTTGTTGCTACTATTACATTGGATGAATCTCCCATTGATGCTGAAAATCAGACTGACAGCAATGAGGATGataatgatgatgatgaagctgaagatAACGAAGTGATGAATGAAGCCGCTCAGTATATGAACGGTGAGAGTTATTTATCCACAAGTCCGAAAATTATCTAATGAAGTCTGACTAGGCGAATATAAATCGATTCTTCAACTGGTTACGGTCATGAGTCGCGGCAAAGGTGATCACAGAACTAGTACGCAGTTGGAAAAGCACTGATTATGAGACAGAGGCCAAGCGAATCACAGATCGCGCAATCGATTTGATGCAAGGCGTACAAAATCTCAGAAAATCAGTATATACGTAGGTCGATTGTGTTGATACAATGCTTACTACTGATACTGTGAGTTAGGTTCAAACTCCAAGTAGATGCTGCCGAGCCGGGGTCTGTCAAACACCGGACACAGCTGAATAGAGCTATTAACTACCTCTACCGATGTACGTCTCAGTTGCTCTTTGTTATTCAGAAGTTAGGCATTTCTGATACCTTTTGCAGATGGGGCATTGATTGTTCTTGCCAATTTCTTATtagaaatgaaagagaaaggcgTCTCACTCAATCGAGCCGACTTTCCAGCTTGGTTTACAAAGCATCGAGAAATCAGAACAATTCTTAGTCGTGCATCGCTTGACTAATTTGTGAAGCTATGTGCGAAATGCTGCACATGAAAGACTCTCATATGATATTATGATCGCTGACGATATGGTAACTGCCTAGATGTTTCTTCATATGCCTTGGTTATTATTGTAATGCAATAGAATCATGCATATATGATCTCGtgttccttcttcttgctctatTCATACCCTTGCTGGTTATGTTGCCCGTATCCATTCATCTGGCTGGATTCGCCATTTTGCTGACCAGATAATTGCTCCAtattcatcatcatctggTATTGCGAAGCAAAACGAGGATTTATAGCAACTCCGGATGGTACAGGGGCCTGTTGAGGGAACATTGGCAATGGCATACCAATAGAAGGCTGATTAGGTTGATAAACATTTTGAGAATCTTGCCCTGGAGCGTGAGGATAAGCCATCATTTGCGAAAAAGAGCCCAAGTCAGGTATAACAGGTTGTTGCCATGCATTGAAATATGGCTGTGGAGGTTGAAAATATGCTTGTTGGTTTTGCATAGGGTTGAGGGGTAAGGGAAAAAATTGACGGTCGTTTCCTTGGGGTCCATTCCTGCCTCGGCCACGACCACGATCTCTACCTTGTCCTCTACGTCCACGACTGTTCAGATCTCTATTGCCACCTAAAGAATACCCATCATACACACTGCCCGCATTAGACCTGGCGCCGTCGACTGATTGATCCAAGTGGAGGGGCGAGCAATCAGTGCGAGGAGTTTCAACGAAACTTGAGGTTTTGGGCTGTCTCCTTTTCCcctttttgttctttctgtttctcTTGGCTGCAGCTTCTATCTCATCGTCGGACCACTCTTGTTCATCCTCGCCAATTTCCTCGTCATAAATATTGGATGCATCAGAGCCCTTGAGACGAGGATCATGAAGAGCACTcatgttgacaaaagatCGGTACAAGGGATTGAGAGGGTAGAACAAACGGGTTCCAGATGCAAGGGAATCCAGTTCTGGATATGGATGGGGAGGCGGAGGGAGACGGACACTGTAGAAGGGGGAAGTAAGGGGTCCAAACGTCTCATGGATCTACAAAACGTGTGAGACTGAATCAATAATTGGATTAATCGCGACTTACAATGCCTAATACCCGTCCATTCTCCCAGCAAAGAACACTGCCTTCTTCTAACCATCCTTCATCGTAATCGCCAGGACGTGATTGCAAAGCTCGAATGACGACAGTACCAGCAGACGAGAAATTTGATTGTGCAGGCTGAGGTTTTTGAGCATCTTCTGTTTGTACTGATGTATCTCTGTCTTGAATAGACTCAATTGACATATCACCTACTGCttcaccatcttttgcaaggTTTCCTTGATCTTTCGTAGTGACAGAAGTCGCCATATGTGCTCTACCTTGCTTATTCAAGTCTTCTTGGACtatcttctccttttgctCATTCACCCAggcctccacttttttttctctcatccAGCTCACAACATCACCAGCCAGGCTCAAGCCCTGTCCTTGAGGCAGCCTAGAAAGAGGAGGTTGAAGAAcgggaggaagaggagctTCGTGGGTTGACAAGATAACGGCACCTCCGGACGGACCtgcatcatcttcgtcatcttccATAAATTCAAAGCCAAAGTTGCCTGCTCCGGCGAAGTAATCATCCACATTTTCAATTTCCGACTCTGAATCAGACGCAACATCAATTTGTGTGTCTCCAATATCATTTTTTTGGCCAGTTAAGGCATCCAGCTCAGACTTGAGTGCCTTATGTTCCTCCTCCGTCATAGGCTTCTCTGGATTAGTATCAAGCTTTTCATCTGATTCCTCTTCACTACTTGACTCGAATTCACTTGAAGAGTCTGAGTCAATAGATTTCTCACCATCTCCTGCTATTTCCCTTGCCTTTTGACCTAAACCCTCATCTTTAGTCGGGTTCAGTTTCCGATCCTCCTCAATTATCTTTCGCTTTTCGGCAGCAGTCATGTCGATAGGAGGGATGGAGCCTACGACTTCATCATTAGCTACCATCTCCATGATGACGGCCAAGTCTTGAGGGATATCAGAAGGTGCTATAAACGATGGTGGAGCAGGATTAGTCGATGAGGATGTTATTGCTCCACTGGAAGATTGAATAGGCGCTCTTTCTCCTTGGTCCTCAGCAGTGCCCTCCCGCTCAGGCTCATGACCAGCCCAGTCACTATAAATTATATCTGGTTTTTGATTTGACATGATGCTGGTTTTTTTGATTCAGAAATGTTAAAGTCAAAGTTGCGCAAAGTTTTAAATATTGTTAAAGCTGAAGCTTTGAAAGTGGAGGTCAGGAAcagaaaaataaaataaaataattTTTTTGGAGGGGGGCTCTCACatgggaaaaggatgaatATCACTGCACTTgaaattgattttgaatttaTTTTTGATACTTGGCAATCAAGTTTATACAAGTTCCAAGGTTTTTTGGGTCATGTGGAAGCTGAACAATGTAGTGGCTTGCAACCATATTGCAAGGTTATTCTCTGAACCATACTTTTGACTATCTTCGCATACTGAGGGTAGAAGCAGCCTCGAGGTAGGTCCAAGATCCTCAGACCTCGTCATTATTTGTTTCAATCCTTGCACTTTCCTAGCTAGATGAATCGTACGATAGCAAAAAGCCTTCAATCGTGAAGATCAGAACCAGAATTGTGAAATGGAAATATTGGCGAATGTGTCGGAGCTGCTGAGAGAAGACAAGCACCAAGAGCGtaaaaagatgttgaagaggagatcAAAGTAAAACGGAAAACCGACAGGAATCTCAAATGGCGCAGATTACCTAGTTTCCATCAGCAAAATGTTAGCGAAACGCAACATAATGTTTTCCTACCCATTGTGACATCGTTGAAGCTTGAATCAGAAGAATGTATTCTGGTACGAAGACCTTGCTAGTCTTATTGAAGGAGATCTGGTCGCAACTGAGACAGTAGCAAACATATTGAATTATCTCCATTGGATCTTGGTAATTGATGTCTTCGTGCTCGTATATTAGCAAGGATCCCATCGCCGTTTATTGTTATGTCAAAGCCTGCAAATGATCCTCAACCATTAGCGACATTGTTGATACAACTTTAGTAAAACCCCAAGACGTTATCGCAGCCAAGTATGAGTAAAGACGTTCTCCCATGTTTCGGTATTCGGGTCCAGTCTTACAGCTGTTGCGATGCGGTCGGACGCTTTGGGTTTGCCAGAAAAACTCCATTAGTACGCTTCTGCGATTCTCAGTGATGACAAACAGCAAGTTTAGTTGTAAATCTGTCGAATAACTGTACAATGCCGTGAGCCGTTGACCACAGaagctttctctttgagCTGTTTTTGTTACCTAGCGATGGTGCTAATGTCAAGGATGCACTTCTCTCTATTTATAGAAGGGAGGAGAGGTgtaaaagaataaaaatcttgctcaagaaaagaaaaagacaaaataaTTATTTCAATTAGATTTTGACAAAATAGATGTCAAAAGGTTGTGAAATTTTGATTCCgctttctctcttgttATCAGGCTCATTTTCAGATGAACCTCCAATTCATTTTGAACTTGTATAAGATTTATATACCATTGTGATTCAACCTCTCCTTGACTTTACAACATTTGACCAGTTTAGCATATAAAATGGCCGCAACACCATCAATGGAAGAGTACCGCGGTACGTTTTTCCTAATAAAGCTGAGATGAGAGTTGACCTCCTCCCTTTCGTCTTTTCAATCATTGAAAAATGACTTTTCGTGTTCATTTCCTCGCTGGTAACCCTTGAATTCATTCCGCTCAAACGATCTTATCTATATGTCCATCCCTTCCTTCGCCGTATCTTCTTTCGTTTAATTTGAATGAGCAGCTCGAATTCAGGCTCGAGAGAAACACATTCATGAATCTTGGATTAAGGCCATGGAGGCTCGAATAGTCAGGGATGAGCTCACCAAATGTTACCGAGGGGAAGGAGTAAATTCATTACAGAACTGCAAACATTTGGCAGAGATGTATGTTGGTATGGTTAGGGATAACAAGGTGGGCCCTATCTTTGTTGATGGTTAAGGCGGGTTAGAGGAGGGTTTCTACTTTCCCACAACATCAGCATTCAACGAGCTTAAATAGACGAGTGTCACTAATATGTGACTTAGGTCAAAGGCTACAAACAAGTAGAAGCAGAAAGATAAACTGGCTCATGAGAGCTTTTACAATATGCAAATCATTCCCACATTGCTTTCCATCTAttgcatcttttgttgatCACAAGTCACTGCGAAATCCAAGGCATATTGGAAAACAATAAATTCAACAACGTATAACCAACACAAAACAAGAATCACATTGGAACCCTCAAAATTCCGCTGACATAACTGACGCTGCTATCCTTACCAGTCATACACTTTGAGCTCTGTTCGTATCTGACAAATGTAAATTCGGGATTGACAGACCTGTCTTTATAGAAATACTGCACTAGATTGAGCAAGACAGTGATGGGGTTTCGACCACAGATTGTATTCTGTTTCTTATCAATAAAAGTAGATGACGTCTCATAACAAAcctttgttctttctaGGTACAACTCCCATGTCTGAACAGCTCCTCTCTCCCCAGGTTTTCTCAAAATTTCGATACCCTCATGATCCATGTACTGAATGGATCTCCAGATAGGGAATTCTGGATTGGCAGCGGCAGGAGAAAATCTTCTAATCAGTTCTGGTGTACCTGCAGAGACGGTAGTAGCCGAAGATTCCGTGACGGGTGGGACGGAATTAGAAAGAGGAGGCGGGTTGGAATAGTAAGGTGTACATGAGAATCTTGAACCCCTGTATTGTCTCCTCAGCATGTCGCGAAGTGGGCGGAATAATGAGGAAATTTAGTTATACATACCAATGGCAAAAGTCACTGGATATTATGAAAAAGGTCTCCTTATCGTCCCAGTATTTGGACAACACTTCGCTCAACTTTTGGCTAGTAGTAGCATCAAGGTGCCCGACGAGAATAGGAATAAGCTTGAGGCCAGCCCTTTTGCGTATACCATCAGCATAAGCGAAGAACCAGAGTAAAGGCACAGATATGATTTACTCTTTAAATATAAACCGTATATACGGCAGATGCATTTCCAAAGAgtgctcttcttcgtcaacTTTAGATTTCATATCCGAAAATATGTTGGTCTTGCGTAGCTCGTCAATTGCTATAGGAGCCTATCCGTCAACTCTGATTTGTGTCGTCTCTGTCAGAAACTCACTCGCTAAATCAAGAGGGATTTCCCCTAATGGAGTGTCATAAGCTTCAAATTTTGACAATGCCACGCCTGGGATATATGCGTGATGGCTTGGTCCAAGAAGAAACACCCTCTTGCTGTGGTCATCCACAAATAAACATCAATAAGCTGATATCAATTTCGTGGTCATGCTACATACATCCTATCTGTAGGCACACTGGCATATGCCCAGGCAGCAGCTGGTCCAGAGTAACTGTATCCTGCATGCGGGGCGATAATAGCTTTCCCATCAACCACTGGAGGATGAAAATCTAAATTAGAAATCGGTTTAACGGCGTCAAGATTCTGAGCAAGTTGTTTTTTGAGATCTGAGCCTACAAGCGAGTAGGTTTTTGACTATCGTCAATGAGAATAGAGAATGGAGGAGTGGCCTTACTGGAAGAAGTGTACCAGCTTCCTGCATGTGTTGCTTTTCGGATTCTTTGATAACACGCACTTGCATCAGTCATTGGCCTTTCGTTATATGTTATCACTTTAACTCACCTGGACATCTGAGTGATACTAATAGACTTGGTTCGTtataaagaagaattgtGTAAACTATTTAAAGTCATAATACAAATATACAATGATGTGTTGAGAcgaaggtggaggtggaggccAACCGGCCCAAACTGGAAGTGTAGCAGCCATCAAAGAAGGCGTAAGCTCAATGATTGTTCATGGCCTTTCTACCTAATATAGTATCAAAAGTATACCATGCTCTGCAagttccttctcttcttctctatgCTTTTATGCTTCattcatttttcttctcgtGACGAACTATGTCTATCGCTACATCATTTTTCCAATCAAATATTTAAACCATGCCAGCAGCTTGCCTAACGAGCTCGGCAACTGCAGAAGCAAGCGCTATAACCCACGGATTAGTACTTGTTTTGGGTGTGGAAGGGACGAAATGACTTACTGTCTGCCTCAGGAGACAGGGCTGTCTCGGCATAGACTCTTACACAATCTTCTGTTCCACTCGGCCTCACAAAACTCCTCCCTTGCTCAAACTTGCCCATCACTGcctcaatcttttcctgcAGACCCCGAGGAGACTCAAGTCTTCGCTCAGCATCTATAGCGACGAAGATGGTCCGGTCAGGAACTTCAACTTTGACGAGTCTGTTAGGCAAATCCTCGTAACCAGCATCCCACTCAGGTGCACCCCATCCTCGGTGAGCAAGAACGGTCTCAACAAGCAACATGTCAGAGATGGCGTCGCCGACTGCTTGATTGATGAGGTCATTAAGAGCCAAGAGGTATTTGAGAGCGTTGGCGGTATCTGGAGAGGTAGGCTTGGTAGATTTAAGCGTTGAGATAGTACTAGgagaaaaaagaacagTCCCATGTCCATTTGCCTCAAAGTACACCCCAATATCGAAGCGTTGGGCAGCATGATGCAAATGCTTGACGCCTGTGGGGACACATGAAACAGGGATATTGCGCTATCACTCGTTTAGTGATAGATTCACAATCAATTTATATTTGAAAACGTACACTAGTAAGGTACTTTGTCGAGCTGCCATTGGCATAGGCCGTTTGCACGACACCAACAGTCAACTCATTCTCTTGTTCGAGTTTTGCTTTTTTAATCAAATCTCCCAAGAAGATGGCAACCATCACTGCAATCTTGTCTCCATCCAACAACCTGAATGttcccttcttttcatcaatataATAATAAACGATTCTATCGGCATCTCCGTCTAATGAACAAGCTCTAGAACCAACTTTGTTCAGATATCCAGCCTTTTGAATGGAGGGAGGTAAAGTTTGGCGTGTCTTGACAAAGTCTGCACCACAATTGTGGTTTAGCGCACCCTTTGTACTTGTGTCGATGTTGAGAGGATAAATTGGGAGACTATCGCCGAGGTACTTTTGAAGGGCGATAAGAGAGTGAGTGCCAACACCATTGGCACAGTCAACAtaaagaggagagagtTTTCGGTTACCCTGACATATGTTAGCATCCAAGAAACAGTTTCTTTATAATTCCGAAAGCAGCCTTGAGAAAACAAAACGTACAATAAGCGTTTTGAACGCACTAGACATTTTCTCCAAGTAACCATCAATTGTAGGCTCCCCATATGATCCATCCTGGACATTAGTGGCTTTGACAACATAGTGGAGGATGGGTGTTGTAGTTACGCCAACATTTTGATAATTGACTCCTTCGCCAAAGGCCTTCAATCCAGCCTCAAGAGCCTCAATCAGCTCAGGGCCACTTGGACGAGTATCACGGGCATAGAATATCGATGCAGGTTGGCGCAAATCGACACGCAAGTGAGCAACAAGGGTGGTAAACGTGGAGATGAGTGATTCAGTCGTGGGGCAATTGGCAAGCGCCGTAGCATGAGTTTCCCAAGTAGGATCAAGCATTTCCCCAGAAGGATCAACGAGTTTGACGCCGTTATCCTATGGAAATCAGCTCGCTCCATATTGCGCTTGAGTACTTAATTAAATCACCGGCTCAGGATTATGAGAGGCAGTCACCATGACACCAATAGTCGCACCTTCGAGTCGTTTGGAACGAAGAATGGCGAGAAGGGCTACTCGGAACATGACTGAAGGCAGCTTAGAGCCGCTTGAATACGCAATGAGACATTGCTCCTTACTTGACAAAATACTTACAGTGTTCTGAACCCAGCGGTCCCATAAGTGTAGTTTACACCCTGTGGTTTTGGATATTGGCCTGCGCCATGAGCGATAGCTTTGAGCAATACGGCGTGCTCATGAGCTGCTTTTTTACCTTCTgtcatttttatttcaCTGCCAGGATATACAAATATTGACGAAATGcagttgagaaagaaaagaagtcTTTAAATTGAGTTTCAAATGATGTGAACTTTTGTACTTTGTCAATGCAGTCATAGGCGCGTCCGGACACGCCGCTCACAAAAAGGACATGCCTCGAACGGGAACAAATTAGCATTGTAATTTATTCAATCCTCCATCAATGGCTGAACGCTCTCACATTGtgatttcttcatccttcatATATTCAAAACTTTTTGTTATTTGGTTTTCTCATCAACTCCTTACTAATCTGCCAATTTTGGGCTTGGATGGGCAGATAGATTGTAATAGTAACGACTCAAAATGCCGCGTAATCGCTCTTCCTCGTACTCTCGCTCGCCATCACCTCGTTCTCCTAGCAGGTCATACACCCGCTCTATCTCGCCGAATGGAAAGAACGCCTCTCTAGATGATGCTCACGCGCAAAAGCGGAAAAGGTGTGTATTTTAGTTGCTTGGGAAAGATTTTACAAACAATACCTAGGTCGTCATCCTCAATTGCACGTGATCGTTCTGCTTCTCCTCCTACCCGTCGACGTCGCTCTCAATCCCCTATAGATAGACCCAGAAAGTCAATAGTAGACGCGCCTCAAATTCGCGATGTGGATCCAGCTCGTCGCCGTGTGCGGGAGCAAGCGCTTCTCGAAAGATCAATCAATCAGGAGCTGTCCAAAGTTAATGGCAACGATGGGACTGTGGTAACTGCCAATGGAAAGACTGTAGATGAGGCTGCAAAGGCTGAATTTCAAAAGCTTCTGGGGTCTAGAAGCGGTGGTGCTTATATCCCACCAGCAAGATTGAGGGCTATGCAAGCTGAGGCGGCTAAAGACAAGGCGAGTTCAGAATACCAGAGAATGAGCTGGGATGCTCTcaaaaaaagtataaacGGTTTAATCAACAAGGTTAGATGCTTTTTAAGCGCTCGGTAAGACTCCATTGCTAACTGTTCCACAGGTAAACGTGTCCAATATCAAGCATGTTGTACCTGAACTTTTTGGAGAAAATCTCATTCGCGGTAAAGGTCTCTTTGCTAGATCCATCATGCGCGCTCAAGCTTCATCGTTACCGTTTACCCCAGTGTTTGCTGCTCTTGTCGCTATTGTAAACACCAAGCTTCCGCAAGTTGGTGAACTTGTTCTCATCCGACTCATATCTCAATTTCGACGAGCCTATAAACGTAACGACAAGATTGTCTGTCATGCGACTTCCACATTTATTGCTCATTTAGTGAATCAATATGTCGCTCACGAACTTGTCGCCCTTCAAATCCTTCTACTCTGCCTCGATCGTCCCACAGATGATTCTATCGAAGTTGCTGTAGGCTTCATGCGCGAAGTtggcctttttctttccgAGAATTCCCCAAAAGCCAACAATACTGTCTTTGAGCGATTTAGAGCTGTATTACA
Proteins encoded in this region:
- a CDS encoding AmmeMemoRadiSam system protein B; amino-acid sequence: MSSACYQRIRKATHAGSWYTSSSSDLKKQLAQNLDAVKPISNLDFHPPVVDGKAIIAPHAGYSYSGPAAAWAYASVPTDRIKRVFLLGPSHHAYIPGVALSKFEAYDTPLGEIPLDLATIDELRKTNIFSDMKSKVDEEEHSLEMHLPYIRFIFKEAGLKLIPILVGHLDATTSQKLSEVLSKYWDDKETFFIISSDFCHWGSRFSCTPYYSNPPPLSNSVPPVTESSATTVSAGTPELIRRFSPAAANPEFPIWRSIQYMDHEGIEILRKPGERGAVQTWELYLERTKNTICGRNPITVLLNLVQYFYKDRSVNPEFTFVRYEQSSKCMTGKDSSVSYVSGILRVPM